CGTTTGTCCCAGTATGGTTGGAGGCGTTGCGAAAGATCCTTGAGACATTCAGAACGAATCTCAGAGGGTTTCTTGTCATCGAGGCCATCCTGAAGCAGTGGGCCATATTTCGGATCCTTGCCCTGAAAGAATGGTGAATCGACATCTATGGCCGGTGGTCGAACATCATATGAGCGACGATAGGTCGCAAAGAGTTCATCACCATACTGATCGTGCATGGCAGGACGTGTTTCGCCCTGGAAAGCGCCATAGTGACGCTCATTGAGCCTCCATGAGCGCTGCACAGGAATCCAGGAGCGGTCGATGCCGTCGAGCACGATGTCGGCCGTCACTATTGAACGGCGCAACAGCGAGGTGAATACTACATCAGGTTTCAGATTCGATTGCTGCAGCAATCCGCCCGCTCGCTTGGCTTGCTCGATGCCGATGTGAGTCAGTGGAATGTCGACCCAACCGGCGAAGCGGTTCACGGACTTGTCCGTCCATGTGCTTTGGCCATGTCGCATAATGATTAGCATGGAACTCCTCACCCTTATGAGTTGATGAATCTGCGTGACTGGTATTACCTTCGGCTTGTTCGCCGTATTGAATCAGATGCCATCGTTTTCTGAGATATCGTCGGTGTCGTCTGGATCGTCTGGAACATCTGTGTCGTCTGGAACATCGGTGTCATCTGCATCTTCTGGCCCAAAATCGGAATCGATGTCTGTTTCGTCAGATGTCTCGTCGGATTCATCGTCGGATTCATCGTCGGATTCATCGTCGAGTTCGTCATCGATTTCGGCAATATAGCTTACGCGATTCTCGACCAGGAGAGTCAACGCTGCAGGGATATGGGCAACGATGTCAGAGGCGACAATCGGATGACCGAGCATGGGCTTGGTGGCG
This Bifidobacterium sp. WK041_4_12 DNA region includes the following protein-coding sequences:
- a CDS encoding 2,3-diphosphoglycerate-dependent phosphoglycerate mutase, yielding MLIIMRHGQSTWTDKSVNRFAGWVDIPLTHIGIEQAKRAGGLLQQSNLKPDVVFTSLLRRSIVTADIVLDGIDRSWIPVQRSWRLNERHYGAFQGETRPAMHDQYGDELFATYRRSYDVRPPAIDVDSPFFQGKDPKYGPLLQDGLDDKKPSEIRSECLKDLSQRLQPYWDKRVAPLLVAGKTVLVVTHGSVVRAIVKMLEHVSDEDIRSINVPTGVPMIYDCGVSSDGTLAALGPGRYLDPKAAEQGIAEVSALGQSERGQSKQ